A window of Diabrotica virgifera virgifera chromosome 9, PGI_DIABVI_V3a contains these coding sequences:
- the LOC126892731 gene encoding E3 SUMO-protein ligase ZBED1-like, whose protein sequence is MACFDEATTKISDNTYVTVSLVIPIICGIHKILTNKIPELQTDEGRQIGLTLLDSRFKKEGFMSNENATSALHFLEQEMNYMMKKQAGDIVLDQDSIAGPSRTSSSSGASYLFSFVEEKVHDKIKSSMVDTIIMERQYKERHNSAQDTNPLLFWKVNSNDFEPMLELSKKYICIPASSVESERTFSTAGQIVSDRRSRIKPKNVDMLVFLNKNQWLIDQQ, encoded by the exons ATGGCATGTTTTGATGAGGCAACGACAAAAATATCAGACAATACATATGTAACAGTATCTCTTGTCATTCCCATTATTTGTGGAATTCACAAAATTCTGACAAATAAGATACCAGAATTGCAAACAGATGAAGGCAGACAAATTGGTTTAACATTGTTGGATTCAAGGTTTAAAAAAGAAGGCTTTATGAGCAATGAGAATGCTACATCTGCATTACATTTTCTGGAACAAGAAATGAACTACATGATGAAAAAGCAAGCAGGTGATATTGTATTAGACCAAGATTCCATCGCAGGTCCTAGTCGCACAAGTAGTTCTTCAGGTGCGTCTTACTTGTTTTCATTTGTGGAAGAAAAGGTACATGACAAAATAAAATCTTCAATGGTTGATACAATTATTATGGAGAGGCAATACAAGGAGCGACATAATTCTGCCCAAGACACAAATCCACTTCTATTTTGGAAG gTGAATAGCAATGATTTTGAGCCCATGCTAGAGCTGTCCAAAAAATATATCTGCATTCCAGCTTCTAGTGTAGAGTCAGAAAGGACATTTAGCACAGCTGGACAAATTGTATCTGACAGACGGTCAAGGATAAAACCAAAAAATGTAGACATGTTAGTTTTCCTTAATAAAAATCAATGGTTGATTGATCAACAGTAA